One Fusarium falciforme chromosome 1, complete sequence genomic window carries:
- a CDS encoding BZIP domain-containing protein → MAFQPQITPQSPTTSPDFSPYMPGGENSTVPLELIYGLDEYAGYQGLNLCAMMTSGGGLVAGPITPPMDGTPRDGLDPHLSKAFIQNNRRNVRRRMQNREAQRRFRERREQEQKTLQQVADDLRTEYQVLCDQHAKSTAEVSRLLGENDALRSEVKNLRQRWRLMLAVLQWPGDSRTPSSPGDDAAFFDDVRRCLGHLADEFSPHSPS, encoded by the exons ATGGCATTTCAACCACAAATAACCCCGCAAAGTCCGACCACAAGCCCTGACTTCTCGCCTTACATGCCTGGAGGGGAGAACTCCACCGTGCCCTTGGAACTCATCTACGGATTG GATGAATACGCGGGCTATCAAGGGCTCAATCTGTGTGCCATGATGACGTCCGGTGGCGGATTGGTGGCCGGTCCAATAACTCCGCCAATGGATGGCACCCCCCGAGATGGCCTGGATCCCCACCTGAGCAAAGCCTTCATTCAGAACAACCGCAGGAAT GTCAGACGCCGCATGCAGAACAGGGAAGCCCAACGGCGATTCCGCGAACGCAGGGAACAGGAACAGAAGACGCTCCAGCAAGTGGCCGACGATCTTCGCACCGAGTACCAGGTGCTCTGTGACCAACACGCCAAGAGCACCGCCGAAGTCTCCCGGCTCCTCGGGGAGAACGACGCGCTGCGATCCGAGGTCAAGAACCTCCGTCAACGATGGCGCCTGATGCTGGCCGTCCTGCAATGGCCAGGGGACTCGCGCACACCGTCCAGTCCTGGAGACGATGCAGCATTTTTTGACGACGTCCGGCGCTGTTTGGGGCACTTAGCCGATGAATTCTCGCCCCACAGCCCGAGTTAG